Proteins encoded in a region of the Malaciobacter mytili LMG 24559 genome:
- a CDS encoding 4Fe-4S binding protein: MVNFIKRDKTDIFGMPILGFLFKNQKFLWLLRIVVFSLFFYATYYGFYNQSSENIFTSAIFWSLFWPFFMVVTLSTFGRIFCGICPHGFIGKYITKFGLKKKIPNFLNNKAIGITILFIGWWFIYYMFPSFYKTPFATALLFLVLSLIAIVFYFLYDEMAYCKVICPIGTVTRAFSKVSFTKLETYTQECSSCKTFDCVKACSYNLKPFSFAKKNSMEECTLCMDCSSACEAVAFKVKKPSFSLFSKFKVNKAEVWTLILLTAAISITMSFHHALGRSAIVEEFIWVKTARYFESFINFGLVDTIGLFAFLYAVFFSLLFSVGGIYIASKIMKLPFEKSFYTLGYAFAPLFIIGGLSHIAEFFFYSYASNIVNGFIQAFSLDMQYIKPLATRKDKWVHIFNIFNHIGYLWAFIILIGRLKLLETKRVLKVVAFPFAASLIIFYMGLNFYKGYVFKTYGVYKHNHTQHTKAK; the protein is encoded by the coding sequence ATGGTTAATTTTATAAAAAGAGATAAAACAGATATTTTTGGTATGCCAATTTTAGGATTTTTATTTAAAAATCAAAAGTTTTTATGGCTTTTAAGAATAGTGGTTTTTTCACTATTTTTTTATGCAACATATTATGGTTTTTATAATCAAAGCAGTGAAAATATCTTTACAAGTGCAATTTTTTGGTCTTTATTTTGGCCTTTTTTTATGGTTGTAACTTTAAGTACTTTTGGAAGAATTTTTTGTGGGATTTGTCCCCATGGTTTTATAGGTAAGTATATTACTAAATTTGGATTAAAAAAGAAAATACCAAACTTTTTAAATAATAAAGCTATTGGTATTACTATACTTTTTATTGGTTGGTGGTTTATATACTATATGTTTCCTTCTTTTTATAAAACACCTTTTGCAACTGCTTTACTATTTTTAGTTTTAAGTTTAATAGCTATTGTTTTTTATTTTTTATATGATGAAATGGCTTATTGTAAAGTTATTTGTCCTATTGGAACAGTTACAAGAGCTTTTAGTAAAGTAAGCTTTACAAAACTTGAAACATATACACAAGAGTGCAGTAGTTGTAAAACTTTTGATTGTGTAAAAGCTTGTAGTTATAATCTTAAACCTTTTAGCTTTGCAAAAAAGAACTCTATGGAAGAGTGTACTTTATGTATGGATTGTAGTAGTGCTTGTGAAGCAGTTGCTTTTAAAGTAAAAAAACCTTCTTTTTCTTTATTTAGTAAATTTAAAGTTAATAAGGCTGAAGTATGGACTTTAATCCTTCTTACAGCAGCTATTTCAATTACTATGAGTTTTCATCATGCTTTAGGAAGAAGTGCAATAGTAGAAGAGTTTATTTGGGTTAAAACAGCAAGATATTTTGAAAGTTTTATAAACTTTGGCTTAGTGGATACTATAGGTCTTTTTGCCTTTTTATATGCAGTTTTTTTCTCTTTACTTTTTAGTGTAGGGGGGATATATATAGCTTCAAAGATAATGAAACTACCTTTTGAAAAGAGTTTTTATACTTTAGGGTATGCTTTTGCACCACTTTTTATAATAGGAGGGCTTTCTCATATTGCAGAGTTTTTCTTTTATTCTTATGCTTCAAATATTGTAAATGGTTTTATTCAAGCATTTTCTTTAGATATGCAATATATAAAACCTCTTGCTACTAGAAAAGATAAATGGGTACATATTTTTAATATCTTTAATCATATAGGATACCTTTGGGCATTTATTATCTTAATAGGAAGATTAAAGTTACTTGAAACAAAAAGAGTATTAAAAGTAGTTGCTTTTCCTTTTGCTGCAAGTTTAATTATCTTTTATATGGGACTTAATTTTTATAAGGGTTATGTATTTAAAACTTATGGGGTATATAAACATAATCATACACAACATACAAAGGCTAAATAA
- a CDS encoding methyl-accepting chemotaxis protein, whose translation MIEKIHKLKVGTKIILPIIIILLFGNIFMNYSSSSKMEEVIKTNSLDSMNMLTGSIFLTLRNAMNSGDPEIIKKAEEDSREFIKGLKTLNVHKSKNTIEMYSPQEKFTTDEKVLEVFNSKEELVLNRYDENASHLMRVLKPMIASNECLLCHNNQKVGDVIGVIELEFNLDNADKMIEDSTFFLFTISIIIIVITLISVLIVVKKVTSPLKILQKELNIFFDFILQKTNNIKPFQVDSKDEIGQMVTSINNSIEEIVIGIKKDQEAIEEISDICKKASLGEINVQIMKKANNQSINNLITIINSLLSALQYNVSRVLITLENYSKDDFKARITSKGKTQGEIKVLFEQVNHLGETLVKLSSQNLKNGLALQNKAEEFALNVNTLTQSSNNQKISLEEASKNLNFVLNKTDETTYNAKKMEEYAKSMIKVSKAGEELTNKTTYSIDEISGKVNNISEAVEIIDHIAFQTNILSLNAAVEAATAGEAGRGFAVVAQEVRNLASRSAEAAKEIKNLVEDAINQANIGKNIANQMKDEYIVLSENIQHTTELINQVTEDSKEQNINIANINSMIEEINEETKNNALIANKTNQIAIEAKNIAERIVFDASDKK comes from the coding sequence ATGATAGAAAAAATTCATAAGCTTAAAGTTGGTACAAAAATTATACTACCCATAATAATAATTCTTCTTTTTGGAAATATTTTTATGAATTATAGTTCTAGTTCAAAAATGGAAGAAGTAATAAAAACAAACTCTTTAGACTCAATGAATATGCTAACTGGTTCGATTTTTTTAACCCTTAGAAATGCTATGAATAGTGGTGATCCAGAGATAATTAAAAAAGCTGAAGAGGATAGTAGAGAGTTTATAAAAGGTTTAAAAACTTTAAATGTACATAAAAGTAAAAATACTATAGAGATGTACTCTCCCCAAGAAAAATTTACTACAGATGAAAAAGTTTTAGAAGTTTTCAATTCTAAAGAAGAGTTAGTTTTAAATAGATATGATGAAAATGCTTCTCATCTTATGAGAGTATTAAAACCAATGATTGCTTCAAATGAATGTCTTCTCTGCCATAATAATCAAAAAGTTGGTGATGTAATTGGGGTAATAGAACTAGAATTTAATTTAGACAATGCAGATAAAATGATAGAAGATTCTACTTTTTTTCTTTTTACTATTTCTATAATAATCATTGTAATTACTCTTATTTCTGTTTTAATTGTTGTAAAAAAAGTAACTTCTCCTTTAAAAATCTTACAAAAAGAGTTAAATATCTTCTTTGATTTTATTTTACAAAAAACTAATAATATAAAACCTTTTCAAGTTGATTCAAAAGATGAAATCGGTCAAATGGTAACTTCAATAAATAATAGTATTGAAGAGATTGTTATTGGCATAAAAAAAGACCAAGAAGCAATAGAAGAAATTTCTGATATTTGTAAAAAAGCTTCATTGGGAGAAATAAATGTACAAATTATGAAAAAAGCAAATAACCAATCAATCAATAATCTAATAACTATTATAAATAGTCTGCTTTCTGCTTTACAGTACAATGTTAGTAGAGTATTAATCACTTTAGAAAATTATAGTAAAGATGATTTTAAAGCAAGAATTACTTCAAAAGGTAAAACACAAGGTGAAATAAAAGTACTTTTTGAACAAGTAAATCATTTAGGTGAAACTTTAGTTAAATTAAGTAGTCAAAATTTAAAAAATGGTCTTGCTTTACAAAATAAAGCAGAAGAGTTTGCTTTAAATGTTAATACTTTAACACAATCATCAAATAATCAAAAAATCTCCCTAGAAGAAGCTTCAAAAAATTTAAATTTTGTTTTAAATAAAACAGATGAAACTACTTACAATGCTAAAAAGATGGAAGAATATGCAAAATCTATGATTAAAGTTTCTAAAGCAGGAGAAGAGCTTACAAATAAAACAACATATTCTATTGATGAAATAAGTGGAAAAGTTAATAATATAAGTGAAGCTGTAGAAATAATAGATCATATTGCATTTCAAACAAATATTCTAAGCTTAAATGCAGCAGTTGAAGCTGCAACTGCAGGTGAAGCAGGACGAGGATTTGCAGTAGTTGCACAAGAAGTAAGAAATCTAGCTTCAAGAAGTGCAGAAGCTGCAAAAGAGATAAAAAACTTAGTAGAAGATGCAATAAATCAGGCAAATATTGGGAAAAATATTGCTAATCAAATGAAAGATGAATATATTGTATTAAGTGAAAATATTCAACATACAACAGAACTTATAAATCAAGTAACAGAAGATTCAAAAGAACAAAATATAAATATAGCAAATATAAATTCTATGATTGAAGAGATTAATGAAGAAACAAAAAATAATGCCTTAATAGCTAATAAAACAAATCAAATAGCAATTGAAGCTAAAAATATTGCTGAAAGAATAGTTTTTGATGCTAGTGATAAAAAATAA
- the exbD gene encoding TonB system transport protein ExbD, which translates to MKLKKYDSINVIPFIDVLLVLLAIVLMTSTFITKGIIPVSLPNAKSADNLKVNKEVIIVIKKTGEVYCNNNITNMQNIQEHILQFKKDTPIHIRSDKEAKFDSFVQVLDMLKRNEFENISIVTKK; encoded by the coding sequence ATGAAGCTAAAGAAGTATGATAGTATAAATGTAATACCTTTTATTGATGTTTTACTTGTACTTTTAGCTATTGTACTTATGACTTCAACGTTTATTACTAAAGGTATTATTCCAGTATCTTTGCCAAATGCAAAGAGTGCAGATAATCTAAAAGTTAATAAAGAAGTAATTATAGTGATTAAAAAAACAGGAGAGGTATATTGTAATAACAATATAACAAATATGCAAAATATACAAGAACATATTTTACAATTTAAAAAAGATACTCCAATACATATAAGAAGTGATAAAGAAGCAAAATTTGATAGCTTTGTGCAAGTTCTTGATATGTTAAAGCGCAATGAGTTTGAAAATATCTCTATAGTGACTAAGAAATGA
- a CDS encoding HD-GYP domain-containing protein has translation MQEIKTSKFFPIAKETLKYGEKYPYSIYRRVDERIFSLLLQKNEIFKKSTQCFMVDENNTKLYVKDDDKQYYQLYIQNHIRELLEDEKINIDVKATFIKEIASETMNDLFESDVNCENLSKINNIIDTTVKLILTEKNAMYSMLKVTSYDYYTYTHCIDVATYAIGFGTYLNLSKEQLELLGRAAMLHDIGKKKIPHSIITKNGKLTKEEFEIVKSHPTFSVEVLKESGESNELLLKLIEQHHEKCDGTGYPKGLKEQEIEVLAKIISVCDVFNALTTRRTYKDRMSSYEAFKIMNNEMKNHLCALTLRNFICFMGCNKDLT, from the coding sequence ATGCAAGAAATTAAAACTTCAAAATTTTTCCCTATTGCAAAAGAGACTTTGAAATATGGCGAAAAATATCCATACAGTATTTATAGAAGAGTTGATGAAAGAATTTTTTCTTTACTTTTACAAAAAAATGAAATTTTTAAAAAAAGTACACAATGCTTTATGGTTGATGAAAACAATACTAAACTTTATGTAAAAGATGATGATAAACAATATTATCAATTATATATTCAAAATCATATAAGAGAGTTACTTGAAGATGAGAAGATTAATATAGATGTAAAAGCAACTTTTATAAAAGAAATCGCTTCTGAGACAATGAACGACCTATTTGAAAGTGATGTCAATTGTGAAAACCTATCAAAAATCAATAATATTATTGATACTACTGTAAAACTAATTTTAACAGAAAAAAATGCAATGTATTCTATGTTAAAAGTTACTTCATATGATTATTATACATATACACACTGTATTGATGTGGCAACATATGCTATTGGATTTGGAACTTATTTAAATTTATCAAAAGAGCAATTAGAACTCTTAGGGAGAGCAGCTATGCTTCATGATATAGGAAAGAAAAAAATTCCTCATAGTATTATTACAAAAAATGGAAAATTAACAAAAGAGGAGTTTGAAATAGTAAAAAGCCACCCTACTTTTAGTGTGGAAGTTCTAAAAGAAAGTGGTGAGTCAAATGAACTACTTTTAAAACTAATTGAACAACACCATGAAAAATGTGATGGAACAGGTTATCCTAAAGGCTTAAAAGAGCAAGAGATAGAAGTTTTAGCAAAAATTATCTCTGTTTGTGATGTTTTTAATGCTTTAACAACTAGACGAACATATAAAGATAGAATGAGTTCTTATGAAGCCTTTAAAATTATGAATAATGAGATGAAAAACCATTTATGCGCATTAACACTAAGAAACTTTATCTGTTTTATGGGTTGTAATAAGGATTTAACATAA
- a CDS encoding energy transducer TonB: MKRYINSFFITLFLYIVAIATFLSFDKKIIVNEKEDTKKLSLNYVEIKEEKKVVKEEVKKEEPLIKEQVVKKEQPLIKEQVVKKEQPKIQKKKEPIKKQVKKQVKKEEKKPLKKEPIKKEVVKQIKQPEEKKEVLKETKKENIVSKPALNQEKVYIDKNLLLIRKLIQENIVYSKRAKRFNIQGVVKVKFKILKEGGVAEVVILQGHKLLQKSTIEAINSASKSFPKVPKDLIITLPVEYKLI; this comes from the coding sequence ATGAAAAGATATATTAACTCTTTTTTTATAACTTTATTTTTATATATAGTTGCTATTGCTACTTTTCTTTCTTTTGATAAAAAGATAATAGTAAATGAAAAAGAAGATACAAAAAAACTCTCTTTAAATTATGTAGAAATAAAAGAAGAAAAAAAAGTTGTTAAAGAAGAAGTAAAAAAAGAAGAACCTCTTATAAAAGAACAAGTTGTTAAAAAAGAACAACCTCTTATAAAAGAACAAGTTGTTAAAAAAGAACAACCTAAAATACAAAAGAAAAAAGAACCTATAAAAAAACAAGTTAAAAAACAAGTTAAAAAAGAAGAAAAAAAGCCTTTAAAAAAAGAGCCTATTAAAAAAGAAGTTGTAAAACAAATAAAGCAACCAGAAGAGAAAAAAGAGGTTTTAAAGGAGACTAAAAAAGAAAATATAGTTTCAAAACCAGCTTTAAATCAAGAAAAAGTTTATATAGATAAAAACTTACTTCTAATTAGAAAATTAATTCAAGAAAATATAGTTTATTCAAAAAGAGCTAAAAGATTTAATATTCAAGGAGTTGTAAAAGTAAAATTTAAAATCCTAAAAGAGGGAGGAGTTGCTGAGGTAGTTATTTTACAAGGACATAAACTCTTGCAAAAATCGACTATTGAAGCAATTAATAGTGCTTCAAAATCTTTTCCTAAAGTTCCAAAAGACTTAATTATTACTTTACCTGTGGAGTATAAGCTTATATAA
- a CDS encoding methyl-accepting chemotaxis protein: MNYLKKSVIRKIVFVSIISIIISMSILTYLIVDNTFKAMKESNENTIYKEISLLIENINTFNKVAKTDATKMGDIFVDMLGEIEVDKNEKVIVGNINTPIITINKEILNLNFKLVDKFTEITKGSVATIFVRDGDEFIRISTSLKKEDGTRAIGTKLNKNHPGYKNVIEGKEYLGKATLFGKNYMTKYIPIKKDGEVIAIAFIGSDITNDLKELTDTISSKQIGQTGYYYIINSKEGNKYAEFLVHPTLKGKSGLTLTDEKGFSFVKEMLKNKDGILNYYWKGFEKFVVYKSFEEWHWLVVGGVDSHEILDKANKIMYMTILLAILTLVFISFAIFITLKISLGSLNKIKDGLLSFFDYLNRKSDTVEKIAVNSEDEFGIMAAVINENIEKTQKSIEEDRKLIDETITVLGEFEQGDLCQRLNLSVNNPALMELKSVLNKMADNLENNIDNVLNILEQYSNYNYLNKIPTKDLKEHLLKLASGVNELGTSITSMLIENKANGLTLDESSNILLENVDKLNDSSTEAASSLEETAAALEEITSNIRHNTENIAKMAQFSSEVNKSATQGEALANQTTNAMEDINTQVTAINDAIIVIDQIAFQTNILSLNAAVEAATAGEAGKGFAVVAQEVRNLASRSAEAAKEIKALVENATLKANEGKNIASNMINGYKLLNENISHTTGLISDIENASKEQLLGIEQINDAVNQLDQQTQKNAMVASEAHDIAVLTDEIAKLVVSNANAKEFDGKNSVRAKEIKRKNNHTSQIKNEPDKKINYQTFKDKNEGEWESF; this comes from the coding sequence ATGAATTATCTGAAAAAATCAGTAATTAGGAAAATAGTTTTTGTATCTATTATTTCAATAATAATATCAATGAGTATATTAACTTATTTAATAGTAGATAATACATTTAAAGCAATGAAAGAGAGCAATGAAAATACAATTTATAAAGAGATTTCTTTATTAATAGAAAATATTAATACTTTTAATAAAGTAGCTAAAACAGATGCAACAAAAATGGGTGATATATTTGTTGATATGTTAGGTGAAATAGAAGTTGATAAAAATGAAAAAGTTATAGTTGGAAATATAAACACACCAATTATTACTATTAATAAAGAAATTCTAAATCTTAACTTTAAACTTGTTGATAAATTTACTGAAATTACAAAAGGTTCAGTTGCAACAATATTTGTTAGAGATGGTGATGAATTTATAAGAATTAGCACTAGTTTAAAAAAAGAAGATGGAACTAGAGCTATAGGTACTAAATTAAATAAAAATCATCCTGGATATAAAAATGTAATAGAAGGAAAAGAGTATTTAGGAAAAGCTACTTTATTTGGAAAAAATTATATGACTAAATATATTCCAATTAAAAAAGATGGCGAAGTTATTGCCATAGCTTTTATAGGTTCTGATATTACAAATGATTTAAAAGAATTAACAGATACTATTAGTAGTAAACAAATTGGTCAAACAGGATATTACTATATTATAAATTCTAAAGAAGGTAATAAATATGCAGAATTTTTAGTACATCCAACATTAAAAGGAAAATCTGGATTAACTCTTACAGATGAAAAAGGATTTTCCTTTGTAAAAGAGATGTTAAAAAATAAAGATGGAATATTAAATTACTATTGGAAAGGCTTTGAAAAATTTGTAGTATATAAAAGTTTTGAAGAGTGGCATTGGTTAGTAGTTGGAGGAGTTGATTCTCACGAAATATTAGATAAAGCCAATAAAATTATGTATATGACAATTTTATTAGCAATTTTAACTTTAGTTTTTATTTCTTTTGCAATTTTTATTACTCTAAAAATTTCATTAGGCTCTTTAAATAAAATTAAAGATGGTTTACTTTCATTTTTTGATTATTTAAATAGAAAATCAGATACAGTTGAAAAAATAGCTGTAAATAGCGAAGATGAGTTTGGTATTATGGCAGCTGTTATAAATGAAAATATAGAAAAAACTCAAAAAAGTATTGAAGAAGATAGAAAACTTATTGATGAAACAATCACTGTTTTAGGAGAATTTGAGCAAGGAGATTTATGTCAAAGATTAAATCTTAGTGTTAATAATCCTGCTTTAATGGAATTAAAATCAGTATTAAATAAAATGGCAGATAATTTAGAAAATAATATTGACAATGTTTTAAATATCTTAGAACAATATAGTAACTATAACTACTTAAATAAAATACCTACTAAAGATTTAAAAGAGCATTTATTAAAACTTGCAAGTGGAGTAAATGAATTAGGAACTTCTATTACTTCAATGTTAATTGAAAATAAAGCAAATGGATTAACACTTGATGAAAGTTCTAATATATTATTAGAAAATGTTGATAAATTAAATGATAGTTCAACAGAAGCTGCTTCAAGTTTAGAAGAAACAGCAGCAGCCTTAGAAGAAATAACAAGTAATATTAGACATAATACAGAAAATATAGCAAAAATGGCTCAGTTTTCAAGTGAAGTTAATAAATCAGCAACACAAGGTGAAGCTTTAGCAAATCAAACAACAAATGCAATGGAAGATATAAATACTCAAGTAACAGCTATAAATGATGCAATTATAGTAATTGATCAAATTGCCTTTCAAACAAATATTTTATCACTTAATGCTGCTGTTGAAGCAGCAACTGCAGGAGAAGCTGGTAAAGGATTTGCAGTAGTTGCACAAGAAGTAAGAAATCTAGCTTCAAGAAGTGCAGAAGCAGCAAAAGAGATAAAAGCTTTAGTTGAAAATGCTACATTAAAAGCAAATGAAGGTAAAAATATTGCTTCAAATATGATAAATGGTTATAAACTATTAAATGAAAATATCTCTCATACTACAGGTCTTATTTCAGATATTGAAAATGCTTCAAAAGAACAACTATTAGGAATTGAGCAAATTAATGACGCTGTAAATCAACTAGACCAGCAAACTCAAAAAAATGCAATGGTTGCTTCTGAAGCACATGATATTGCTGTATTAACAGATGAAATTGCAAAATTAGTTGTAAGTAATGCAAATGCAAAAGAATTTGATGGGAAAAATAGTGTAAGAGCAAAAGAGATAAAAAGAAAAAACAACCATACATCTCAAATAAAAAATGAACCAGATAAAAAAATCAATTATCAAACATTTAAAGATAAAAATGAAGGAGAATGGGAGAGTTTTTAA
- the exbB gene encoding TonB-system energizer ExbB, with protein MDIEVLKYLVDYGVIALLVFMSFISVWFFIERVLFYKKLDVSSFKNKKALDIALTRHLTIIGTIASNAPYIGLLGTVIAIMLTFMTMSNAEIEAGKIMASLALALKATAVGLVVAIISMVFYNILSRYAEVLESEYEAKEV; from the coding sequence ATGGATATTGAAGTTTTAAAATATTTGGTAGATTATGGAGTAATTGCACTATTGGTTTTTATGAGTTTTATCTCTGTATGGTTTTTTATAGAAAGAGTATTATTTTATAAAAAGCTTGATGTTAGCAGTTTTAAAAATAAAAAAGCTTTGGATATAGCTTTAACAAGACATCTAACTATTATAGGAACAATAGCTTCTAATGCTCCTTATATAGGATTACTTGGAACAGTTATTGCTATAATGCTTACTTTTATGACTATGAGTAATGCAGAAATTGAAGCAGGGAAGATTATGGCTTCACTAGCACTTGCTTTAAAAGCGACAGCAGTTGGGCTTGTGGTAGCTATTATTTCTATGGTTTTTTATAATATTCTAAGTAGATATGCAGAAGTATTGGAAAGTGAATATGAAGCTAAAGAAGTATGA
- a CDS encoding methyl-accepting chemotaxis protein yields the protein MRDISIKFKLLISFLLISILVLTIISYSIYGISKAAKGFKQFQSISFTSDIADNIQTSMLLTRMSVKEYLYNSKEYNMSEFNKYYKTSEDLAKQLASNLSNEKEKALVKSLLENIEVYKINFFELVDYEDEKNRIIENNLVINGAKIEKLLDEITTITENENQLKQSLQTTKATKNLLMGRFFALKYVSSNNKNDNFKVIKEFEKLEKELKLLNLQNEDLKTKQKQTLYLINEYKKGLNKLIFIIDNKNSFVKELHRVGPQIANLAVEIKNELSTSHNILKEQIENTNNSLTYTIEIISAIILSIIILLAIYIPKNINHQILEFQEGLLNFFKYLNRQTNTAELLKNSSKTEIGLMSKVVNENILKTKASIEEDRKIINETVQVLSEFQQGDLCQRITTKVSNPALNQLKEVLNNMGETLENNIENILEVLEQFSKYNYLNKVNTTGIKKHLEKLANGVNELGTSITSMLIENKANGLTLENSSSILLQNVDTLNTSANEAATSLEQTAAALEEITGNITLTTNKILQIDSLTKELTNSTNIGENLAIKTTSSMEDINAQVTAINEAITVIDQIAFQTNILSLNAAVEAATAGEAGRGFSVVAQEVRNLASRSAQAAKEIKELVENATIKANEGKNIASDMINGYNSLKQNINQATELIYDVSNASKEQKIGILQINDAINNLDTQTQKNATTATQTQEVAINTLTIAKKIVENANSKEFKDKDIVKAKEFKNIQKNIETKILDDKTWESF from the coding sequence ATGAGAGATATATCAATAAAATTTAAACTTTTAATCTCTTTTCTTTTAATTAGTATACTTGTACTTACAATTATAAGTTACAGTATCTATGGTATTTCAAAAGCTGCAAAAGGTTTTAAACAGTTTCAAAGCATATCATTTACAAGTGATATTGCTGATAATATTCAAACAAGTATGTTACTTACTAGAATGAGTGTAAAAGAGTATTTATACAATAGTAAAGAATATAATATGAGTGAGTTTAATAAATACTATAAAACTAGCGAAGATTTAGCAAAACAATTAGCTTCAAATCTTTCAAATGAAAAAGAAAAAGCCTTAGTAAAATCGCTTTTAGAAAATATTGAAGTATATAAAATAAACTTTTTTGAACTAGTTGATTATGAAGATGAAAAAAATAGAATTATTGAAAATAATCTAGTAATTAATGGTGCAAAAATAGAAAAACTTTTAGATGAAATTACAACTATTACAGAAAATGAAAATCAATTAAAACAATCATTACAAACTACAAAAGCTACAAAAAATCTTTTAATGGGTAGATTTTTTGCTTTAAAATATGTCTCATCAAATAATAAAAATGACAATTTTAAAGTAATTAAAGAGTTTGAAAAACTAGAAAAAGAACTTAAGTTGTTAAATTTACAAAATGAAGATTTAAAAACTAAACAAAAACAAACTCTTTATTTAATTAATGAGTATAAAAAAGGTTTAAATAAACTAATTTTTATAATTGATAATAAAAATAGTTTTGTAAAAGAGTTACATAGAGTTGGACCTCAAATTGCCAATTTAGCAGTAGAAATAAAAAATGAATTATCAACTTCACACAATATATTAAAAGAACAAATAGAAAATACAAATAACTCTTTAACTTATACTATTGAAATTATTTCAGCAATTATTTTAAGTATTATTATTTTACTTGCTATATATATTCCTAAAAATATAAATCATCAAATTTTAGAGTTTCAAGAAGGATTATTAAACTTTTTTAAATATCTAAATAGACAAACAAATACCGCTGAACTTTTAAAAAACAGTTCTAAAACAGAAATAGGACTTATGTCAAAAGTTGTAAATGAGAATATCTTAAAAACTAAAGCTTCAATAGAAGAAGATAGAAAAATCATAAATGAGACAGTTCAAGTTTTAAGTGAGTTCCAGCAAGGTGATTTATGCCAAAGAATAACTACAAAAGTTTCAAATCCTGCACTTAATCAGTTAAAAGAAGTATTAAATAATATGGGAGAGACTTTAGAAAATAATATTGAAAATATATTAGAAGTATTAGAACAGTTTTCAAAGTATAACTACTTAAATAAAGTAAATACAACTGGAATAAAAAAACATTTGGAAAAACTTGCAAATGGAGTAAATGAATTAGGTACTTCTATTACTTCAATGTTAATTGAAAATAAAGCAAATGGTTTAACTTTAGAAAATAGCTCTTCTATATTACTTCAAAATGTAGATACTTTAAATACAAGTGCAAATGAAGCTGCCACTTCACTAGAACAAACAGCAGCAGCCTTAGAAGAGATTACAGGAAATATTACACTTACAACTAATAAAATTTTACAAATAGATAGTTTAACAAAAGAGCTTACAAACTCTACAAATATTGGAGAAAATTTAGCTATAAAAACTACTTCATCAATGGAAGATATAAATGCTCAAGTAACGGCTATAAATGAAGCAATTACAGTTATTGATCAAATTGCCTTTCAAACAAATATTTTATCACTAAATGCAGCTGTTGAAGCTGCAACTGCAGGTGAAGCTGGGCGTGGATTTTCTGTTGTAGCACAAGAGGTTAGAAACCTTGCTTCAAGAAGTGCACAAGCTGCAAAAGAGATTAAAGAGTTAGTGGAAAATGCAACAATTAAAGCAAATGAAGGTAAAAATATAGCTTCTGATATGATAAATGGATATAACTCTTTAAAACAAAATATCAATCAAGCAACAGAACTTATTTATGATGTTTCAAATGCAAGTAAAGAACAAAAAATTGGAATCCTTCAAATAAATGATGCAATAAATAATCTTGATACTCAAACACAAAAAAATGCAACTACTGCTACACAAACACAAGAAGTTGCTATAAATACCTTAACTATTGCAAAAAAGATAGTTGAAAATGCAAATTCTAAAGAGTTTAAAGATAAAGATATTGTAAAAGCAAAAGAGTTTAAAAATATACAAAAAAATATTGAAACTAAAATATTAGATGATAAAACTTGGGAAAGCTTTTAA